A stretch of the Panicum virgatum strain AP13 chromosome 9N, P.virgatum_v5, whole genome shotgun sequence genome encodes the following:
- the LOC120690524 gene encoding uncharacterized WD repeat-containing protein C2A9.03-like isoform X1: MAHDLRDDLELVGGDYYYFDDDGDEFHDGFQTGSGGASGLQHEQMDDTSASDYKEGKDIQGIPWERLNYSRDQYRKMRLKEYKNYQNLTRSRSGLEQECKQVERKDTFYDFQSSTRSVKSTIVHFQLRNLLWATSKHDVYLVQNYSVMHWSPLHQRGREVLNVAGQLTPTENVKGARPLSRVQISTMALKDNLMVAGGFQGELICKFVDKPGVAFCTNLTGNNNSITNAVDIYQAPNGATRVTAANNDCVVRTFDAERYSLLTQFTFPWSVNNTSVSPDGKLMAVLGDSSDCLLADSQSGREIAALRGHLDYSFASAWHPGGHVVATGNQDATCRLWDVRNPSASLAVLPGRIGAVRGLRFSPDGRFLAAAEAADFVHVYDAAAGYAGAEQEVDLFGEVAGAAFSPDGEGLFVSVADRTYGGVLEFRRRRSYGCLDSCFF, translated from the exons CATGAGCAGATGGATGATACTTCTGCTTCGGATTATAAAGAAGGGAAAGACATCCAAGGGATACCCTGGGAAAGATTGAACTACAGTAGGGACCAGTACCGCAAGATGAGGCTGAAAGAATACAAGAACTATCAGAACCTCACTAGGTCACGCAGCGGACTAGAGCAG GAATGCAAACAGGTGGAGAGAAAGGATACTTTCTATGATTTCCAGTCCAGTACGAGATCTGTCAAATCGACGATAGTCCATTTTCAG CTGAGGAACCTCCTGTGGGCTACTTCGAAGCACGACGTGTACCTGGTGCAGAACTACTCGGTGATGCACTGGTCTCCTCTGCaccagagagggagagaagtgCTCAATGTGGCCGGACAATTGACTCCAACAGAG AATGTCAAAGGGGCTAGGCCACTGTCGAGGGTTCAGATCAGCACCATGGCACTGAAGGACAACCTCATGGTGGCCGGTGGCTTCCAGGGAGAACTCATATGTAAG TTTGTTGATAAACCTGGAGTGGCGTTCTGCACGAACCTGACCGGCAACAACAACTCCATCACGAACGCCGTGGACATTTACCAGGCGCCCAA CGGCGCCACCCGAGTGACGGCCGCGAACAACGACTGCGTCGTCAGGACGTTCGACGCCGAGAGATACAGCCTCCTCACCCAGTTCACCTTCCCGTGGTCCGTCAAT AACACGTCGGTGAGCCCGGACGGCAAGCTGATGGCGGTCCTGGGCGACAGCTCCGACTGCCTGCTCGCCGACTCGCAGTCCGGGAGGGAGATCGCGGCCCTGCGCGGGCACCTGGACTACTCGTTCGCGTCGGCGTGGCACCCCGGCGGGCACGTCGTGGCGACGGGGAACCAGGACGCGACGTGCCGTCTCTGGGACGTCCGCAACCCGTCCGCGTCGCTCGCCGTGCTCCCGGGCCGGATCGGCGCCGTCCGGGGGCTCCGGTTCTCCCCCGACGGGCGGTTCCTGGCCGCGGCCGAGGCGGCCGACTTCGTGCACGTGTACGACGCCGCGGCCGGGTACGCCGGCGCCGAGCAGGAGGTGGACCTGTTCGgggaggtggccggcgccgcGTTCAGCCCCGACGGGGAGGGCCTGTTCGTGAGCGTCGCCGACCGGACCTACGGCGGCGTGCTCgagttccggcggcggcggtcgtacGGGTGCCTCGACTCGTGCTTCTTCTGA
- the LOC120690524 gene encoding uncharacterized WD repeat-containing protein C2A9.03-like isoform X2 gives MLRNLLWATSKHDVYLVQNYSVMHWSPLHQRGREVLNVAGQLTPTENVKGARPLSRVQISTMALKDNLMVAGGFQGELICKFVDKPGVAFCTNLTGNNNSITNAVDIYQAPNGATRVTAANNDCVVRTFDAERYSLLTQFTFPWSVNNTSVSPDGKLMAVLGDSSDCLLADSQSGREIAALRGHLDYSFASAWHPGGHVVATGNQDATCRLWDVRNPSASLAVLPGRIGAVRGLRFSPDGRFLAAAEAADFVHVYDAAAGYAGAEQEVDLFGEVAGAAFSPDGEGLFVSVADRTYGGVLEFRRRRSYGCLDSCFF, from the exons ATG CTGAGGAACCTCCTGTGGGCTACTTCGAAGCACGACGTGTACCTGGTGCAGAACTACTCGGTGATGCACTGGTCTCCTCTGCaccagagagggagagaagtgCTCAATGTGGCCGGACAATTGACTCCAACAGAG AATGTCAAAGGGGCTAGGCCACTGTCGAGGGTTCAGATCAGCACCATGGCACTGAAGGACAACCTCATGGTGGCCGGTGGCTTCCAGGGAGAACTCATATGTAAG TTTGTTGATAAACCTGGAGTGGCGTTCTGCACGAACCTGACCGGCAACAACAACTCCATCACGAACGCCGTGGACATTTACCAGGCGCCCAA CGGCGCCACCCGAGTGACGGCCGCGAACAACGACTGCGTCGTCAGGACGTTCGACGCCGAGAGATACAGCCTCCTCACCCAGTTCACCTTCCCGTGGTCCGTCAAT AACACGTCGGTGAGCCCGGACGGCAAGCTGATGGCGGTCCTGGGCGACAGCTCCGACTGCCTGCTCGCCGACTCGCAGTCCGGGAGGGAGATCGCGGCCCTGCGCGGGCACCTGGACTACTCGTTCGCGTCGGCGTGGCACCCCGGCGGGCACGTCGTGGCGACGGGGAACCAGGACGCGACGTGCCGTCTCTGGGACGTCCGCAACCCGTCCGCGTCGCTCGCCGTGCTCCCGGGCCGGATCGGCGCCGTCCGGGGGCTCCGGTTCTCCCCCGACGGGCGGTTCCTGGCCGCGGCCGAGGCGGCCGACTTCGTGCACGTGTACGACGCCGCGGCCGGGTACGCCGGCGCCGAGCAGGAGGTGGACCTGTTCGgggaggtggccggcgccgcGTTCAGCCCCGACGGGGAGGGCCTGTTCGTGAGCGTCGCCGACCGGACCTACGGCGGCGTGCTCgagttccggcggcggcggtcgtacGGGTGCCTCGACTCGTGCTTCTTCTGA